A window of the Streptomyces finlayi genome harbors these coding sequences:
- the nirB gene encoding nitrite reductase large subunit NirB — MPVPTSPNAPAAGVPTIVVVGHGMVGQRFLEALADRGLTATAGTARVVVLCEEPRPAYDRVQLTSYFSGKTPDDLSLVEPDFMARHGIELHLGDPAETVDREARRVVSRSGLGFTYDTLVLATGSYPFVPPVPGKDAEGCFVYRTIEDLLAIEEYAKTATTGAVVGGGLLGLEAAGALKGLGLDTHVVEFAPRLMPVQVDAGGGAALLRTIENMGLTVHTGVGTQEVTADEKGAVSGMNLSDGSSLATDLVVFSAGVRPRDQLARECGLAVGLRGGVIVDDECRTSDSDVFAIGECALASDGRVYGLVAPGYEMAQTVAGVIAGERSSFTGADLSTKLKLLGVDVASFGDAHGAADGCLDVVYSDSRSGVYKKLVIGQDGTLLGGVLVGDADQYGTLRPMTGTVLPVAPEQLVLPAGAGGPVTLGPSSLPDDAVICSCHNVTKGAICEHTTLPEVKKCTKAGTGCGSCVKVIGQLLPQSADKGLCGCFSYTRSELYEIVRTLGTTSYAALLDSHGRPAARGGDGCEVCKPTVGSIIASLAPTLGASGYVLDGEQAALQDTNDHFLANLQRNGSYSIVPRIPGGEITPEKLIVIGEVARDFGLYTKITGGQRIDMFGARVDQLPLIWTRLVDAGFESGHAYGKSLRTVKSCVGQTWCRYGVQDSVRMAIDLELRYRGLRSPHKLKSAVSGCARECAEARGKDFGIIATANGWNLYVGGNGGAEPRHADLLAQDLSDAELVRLIDRFLMFYIRTAERLERTSTWLDRIEGGLDHVRDVVVHDSLGICAELERLMTDHVAGYRDEWAETINDPERLRRFVTFVNAPDAPDPSVKFVPERDQVKPDLDILAGPVLAVRTLEGTAS; from the coding sequence ATGCCGGTGCCCACTTCCCCGAACGCTCCCGCCGCAGGAGTGCCGACGATCGTGGTCGTCGGGCACGGCATGGTCGGCCAGCGGTTCCTGGAGGCACTCGCCGACCGCGGGCTGACCGCGACGGCGGGCACCGCCCGGGTCGTCGTGCTCTGCGAGGAGCCCCGACCGGCGTACGACCGGGTCCAGCTGACCTCGTACTTCTCCGGGAAGACCCCGGACGATCTCTCCCTCGTCGAGCCGGACTTCATGGCGCGGCACGGCATCGAGCTGCACCTCGGCGACCCGGCCGAGACGGTGGACCGCGAGGCACGCCGGGTGGTCTCCCGCTCCGGGCTGGGCTTCACGTACGACACGCTGGTCCTGGCGACCGGCTCGTACCCGTTCGTACCGCCGGTGCCCGGAAAGGACGCCGAGGGGTGCTTCGTCTACCGCACCATCGAGGACCTGCTCGCCATCGAGGAGTACGCGAAGACGGCGACGACGGGCGCGGTGGTCGGCGGCGGGCTGCTCGGCCTGGAGGCGGCCGGAGCGCTCAAGGGCCTCGGACTCGACACGCACGTGGTGGAGTTCGCTCCCCGGCTGATGCCGGTCCAGGTCGACGCGGGCGGCGGCGCCGCGCTGCTGCGCACCATCGAGAACATGGGCCTCACCGTCCACACGGGCGTCGGTACGCAGGAGGTCACCGCGGACGAGAAGGGCGCGGTCAGCGGCATGAACCTCTCCGACGGCTCGTCCCTCGCCACGGACCTCGTGGTCTTCTCGGCGGGCGTGCGGCCCCGTGACCAGCTGGCCCGCGAGTGCGGTCTGGCGGTCGGCCTGCGCGGCGGCGTCATCGTCGACGACGAGTGCCGTACGTCCGACAGCGACGTGTTCGCGATCGGCGAGTGCGCCCTCGCCTCCGACGGCCGGGTGTACGGGCTGGTGGCGCCGGGTTACGAGATGGCGCAGACGGTGGCCGGGGTGATCGCGGGCGAGCGGTCCTCGTTCACCGGCGCCGATCTGTCGACCAAGCTGAAGCTGCTCGGGGTGGACGTGGCCTCCTTCGGTGACGCGCACGGCGCGGCCGACGGCTGCCTCGACGTCGTCTACTCGGACTCCCGCTCGGGGGTCTACAAGAAGCTGGTGATCGGCCAGGACGGCACTCTGCTCGGCGGGGTGCTCGTGGGGGACGCCGACCAGTACGGCACGCTGCGGCCGATGACCGGCACGGTGCTGCCGGTAGCGCCCGAGCAGCTGGTGCTGCCGGCGGGCGCGGGCGGTCCGGTCACGCTCGGCCCGTCCTCGCTGCCGGACGACGCGGTGATCTGCTCCTGCCACAACGTCACCAAGGGCGCGATCTGCGAGCACACCACCCTGCCCGAGGTGAAGAAGTGCACCAAGGCCGGTACCGGCTGCGGGAGTTGCGTCAAGGTCATCGGCCAGCTGCTGCCGCAGAGCGCCGACAAGGGCCTGTGCGGTTGCTTCTCGTACACCCGCAGCGAGCTGTACGAGATCGTCAGGACGCTGGGGACCACCTCGTACGCCGCGCTGCTCGACTCGCACGGCCGCCCGGCGGCACGCGGCGGGGACGGCTGCGAGGTCTGCAAGCCGACCGTCGGTTCGATCATCGCCTCGCTGGCACCCACACTCGGCGCCAGCGGCTATGTGCTGGACGGCGAGCAGGCGGCCCTCCAGGACACCAACGACCACTTCCTCGCCAACCTCCAGCGCAACGGCTCGTACTCGATCGTGCCGCGCATCCCGGGCGGCGAGATCACCCCGGAGAAGCTGATCGTGATCGGTGAGGTGGCCCGGGACTTCGGGCTCTACACGAAGATCACCGGCGGCCAGCGCATCGACATGTTCGGCGCCCGAGTCGACCAGCTGCCGCTGATCTGGACACGGCTCGTGGACGCGGGCTTCGAGTCCGGGCACGCCTACGGGAAGTCGCTGCGGACGGTCAAGTCCTGTGTGGGGCAGACGTGGTGCCGCTACGGCGTGCAGGACTCGGTGAGGATGGCCATCGACCTGGAACTGCGCTACCGGGGCCTGCGCTCCCCGCACAAGCTGAAGTCGGCGGTCTCCGGCTGCGCCCGCGAGTGCGCCGAGGCGCGCGGCAAGGACTTCGGGATCATCGCCACCGCCAACGGCTGGAACCTGTACGTCGGCGGCAACGGCGGCGCCGAACCGCGGCACGCGGACCTGCTGGCCCAGGATCTGTCCGACGCCGAACTGGTGCGTCTCATCGACCGGTTCCTGATGTTCTACATCCGCACGGCCGAACGGCTGGAGCGCACGTCGACCTGGCTGGACCGGATCGAGGGCGGCCTCGACCACGTACGCGACGTCGTGGTCCACGACTCGCTGGGGATCTGCGCCGAGCTGGAACGGCTGATGACCGACCACGTAGCCGGCTACCGCGACGAGTGGGCCGAGACCATCAACGATCCCGAGCGGCTGCGCCGCTTCGTCACCTTCGTCAACGCGCCCGACGCCCCCGACCCCTCGGTGAAGTTCGTCCCGGAGCGGGACCAGGTCAAGCCCGACCTGGACATCCTCGCGGGACCGGTGCTCGCCGTCCGCACACTCGAAGGGACCGCCTCCTGA
- the nirD gene encoding nitrite reductase small subunit NirD, whose amino-acid sequence MSVQTATTQTAQDTRVIQLADGDDWFTVCARSLLTPGRGVAALLPDGRQVALFVDRAGKAYAIDNRDPFTGAYVLSRGLVGSSEGRPFVASPLLKQRFDLATGSCLDDDEVSVPVFGVRAD is encoded by the coding sequence ATGTCCGTACAGACGGCAACGACCCAGACCGCGCAGGACACCCGGGTGATCCAGCTCGCCGACGGGGACGACTGGTTCACGGTCTGCGCCCGCTCCCTCCTGACACCGGGGCGCGGCGTCGCGGCCCTCCTCCCGGACGGCCGGCAGGTCGCCCTCTTCGTGGACCGGGCGGGGAAGGCGTACGCGATCGACAACCGGGACCCGTTCACCGGCGCGTACGTGCTCTCCCGGGGCCTGGTCGGCTCGTCCGAGGGACGGCCGTTCGTCGCCTCGCCGCTGCTGAAGCAGCGCTTCGATCTGGCGACGGGCAGCTGTCTGGACGACGACGAGGTCTCCGTGCCGGTCTTCGGAGTGCGCGCGGACTGA
- a CDS encoding DUF6243 family protein, with protein MAKSRNNLLGVGGQRKKLTRAEKQTAGPSRNADRQTAEEKKQELVRRMRERAESSATSTDGSTDGSADQDAPARS; from the coding sequence GTGGCAAAAAGCCGTAACAACCTCCTCGGTGTGGGCGGACAGCGCAAGAAGCTGACCCGCGCCGAAAAGCAGACCGCAGGCCCCTCGCGCAACGCCGACCGCCAGACCGCCGAGGAGAAGAAGCAGGAGCTGGTGCGCAGGATGCGTGAGCGCGCCGAGTCCTCCGCCACCTCCACGGACGGCTCCACGGACGGCTCCGCGGACCAGGACGCCCCGGCCCGGAGCTGA
- a CDS encoding VOC family protein, producing MPQMIFVNLPVKDLETTKDFFGKLGYGFDPQFSDDTTACLVISDTIFAMLITEPKFKEFTRKEIADSAKSTEVILCLSAESREKVDELVDTALASGGFPANEPMDHGFMYVRSFQDPDHHLWEIMWMDPAAVEGRS from the coding sequence ATGCCTCAGATGATCTTCGTGAACCTGCCGGTCAAGGACCTGGAGACGACGAAGGACTTCTTCGGGAAGCTCGGCTACGGCTTCGACCCGCAGTTCAGCGACGACACGACCGCGTGCCTGGTCATCAGTGACACGATCTTCGCGATGCTCATCACCGAGCCGAAGTTCAAGGAGTTCACCAGGAAGGAGATCGCCGACTCCGCGAAGTCGACCGAGGTCATCCTCTGTCTGAGCGCGGAGAGCCGCGAGAAGGTCGACGAGCTCGTCGACACGGCACTCGCCTCCGGTGGATTTCCGGCCAACGAGCCGATGGACCACGGCTTCATGTACGTCCGTTCCTTCCAGGACCCCGACCACCACCTGTGGGAGATCATGTGGATGGACCCGGCGGCGGTGGAAGGCCGGTCCTGA
- the dusB gene encoding tRNA dihydrouridine synthase DusB — MTTLAPALPLLRIGPHTVQPPVVLAPMAGITNAPFRTLCREFSGGKGLFVSEMITTRALVERNEKTMQLVHFDASETPRSIQLYGVDPVTVGKAVRMIVDENLADHIDLNFGCPVPKVTRKGGGSALPYKRPLLRAILNQAVSNAGDIPVTIKMRKGIDDDHITFLDAGRIAVEEGVTAVALHGRTAAQHYGGTADWDAIARLKEHVPEIPVLGNGDIWCADDALRMMRETGCDGVVVGRGCLGRPWLFGDLVSAFEGTETRRAPGLREVADVMVRHATLLGEWIGDETRGVIDFRKHVAWYLKGFAVGSEMRRKLAVTSSLEELAGQLHELDLDQPWPDGADGPRGRTSGNNRVVLPDGWLKDPYDCAGVSADAELDTSGG, encoded by the coding sequence ATGACCACGCTCGCCCCCGCGCTCCCGCTGCTCCGGATCGGCCCGCACACCGTGCAGCCGCCCGTGGTGCTCGCCCCCATGGCCGGCATCACCAACGCCCCCTTCCGCACCCTGTGCCGGGAGTTCTCGGGGGGCAAGGGGCTGTTCGTCAGCGAGATGATCACGACGCGGGCGCTGGTCGAGCGCAACGAGAAGACCATGCAGCTCGTCCACTTCGACGCGAGCGAGACCCCGCGCTCCATCCAGCTGTACGGAGTGGACCCGGTCACCGTCGGCAAGGCGGTCCGCATGATCGTCGACGAGAACCTCGCCGACCACATCGACCTGAACTTCGGCTGCCCGGTCCCCAAGGTCACCCGCAAGGGCGGCGGCTCCGCGCTCCCTTACAAGCGGCCACTGCTGCGCGCGATCCTCAACCAGGCGGTCTCCAACGCCGGGGACATCCCGGTGACGATCAAGATGCGCAAGGGGATCGACGACGACCACATCACATTCCTGGACGCGGGCCGGATCGCCGTCGAGGAGGGCGTGACGGCCGTCGCCCTGCACGGCAGGACCGCGGCCCAGCACTACGGCGGCACCGCCGACTGGGACGCCATCGCCCGCCTCAAGGAGCACGTCCCGGAGATCCCCGTCCTCGGCAACGGCGACATCTGGTGCGCGGACGACGCCCTGCGGATGATGCGTGAGACCGGCTGTGACGGCGTGGTGGTCGGCCGGGGCTGCCTGGGCCGCCCCTGGCTCTTCGGCGACCTCGTGAGCGCCTTCGAGGGCACGGAGACGCGACGGGCGCCCGGCCTCCGTGAGGTCGCGGACGTGATGGTGCGGCACGCGACGCTGTTGGGGGAGTGGATCGGCGACGAGACCCGTGGCGTGATCGACTTCCGTAAGCACGTGGCCTGGTACCTCAAGGGCTTCGCGGTGGGCTCCGAGATGCGCAGGAAGCTCGCCGTCACCTCGTCGCTGGAGGAGCTCGCCGGCCAGCTGCACGAACTCGACCTGGACCAGCCGTGGCCGGACGGTGCGGACGGGCCGCGTGGGCGTACCTCGGGTAACAACCGGGTCGTACTGCCGGACGGCTGGCTGAAGGACCCCTACGACTGCGCCGGAGTGAGCGCGGACGCGGAGCTCGACACCTCGGGCGGCTGA
- a CDS encoding alkaline phosphatase PhoX, translated as MERRTFLRTAVVGTSAAAFGGTLWRGAAFAAPAQPAPGPYGALQPANANGILLPSGFTSRIIARSGQTVAGTSYTWHSAPDGGATFADGSGWIYVSNSEVSSGSGGGASAVRFNSAGTVTSASRILSGTNNNCAGGHTPWNTWLSCEEVSRGYVYETDPWGVNAAVRRPAMGRFKHEAAAADPDHGFVYLTEDESDGRFYRFRPTTWGNLSSGTLQVLVAGTGTSGPVTWATVPDPDGSPTLTRYQVSGAKVFNGGEGCFYAAGTCWFTTKGDNRVWAYDANTSSLSLAYDDSLVTSGTAPLTGVDNVTRSDSGDLYVAEDGGNMEICLITPAGTLAPFLRISGQSGSEITGPAFSPDGSRLYFSSQRGTSGSSSGGITYEVTGPFRS; from the coding sequence GTGGAACGTCGGACATTTCTGCGCACAGCGGTGGTCGGCACATCGGCGGCGGCCTTCGGCGGCACCCTGTGGCGGGGCGCGGCCTTCGCGGCCCCGGCCCAGCCGGCCCCCGGCCCGTACGGTGCGCTGCAGCCGGCCAACGCCAACGGCATCCTGCTGCCCAGCGGTTTCACCAGCAGAATCATCGCCCGCTCGGGTCAGACCGTCGCCGGAACCTCGTACACCTGGCACAGCGCACCCGACGGCGGCGCCACCTTCGCCGACGGCAGCGGCTGGATCTACGTCTCCAACTCCGAGGTCTCCTCGGGCAGCGGCGGCGGGGCGAGTGCCGTGCGTTTCAACTCCGCGGGAACCGTCACCTCCGCCTCCCGCATCCTGTCCGGCACCAACAACAACTGCGCGGGCGGCCACACCCCCTGGAACACCTGGCTGTCCTGCGAGGAGGTCAGCCGCGGCTACGTGTACGAGACCGACCCGTGGGGCGTCAACGCGGCCGTACGGCGTCCCGCGATGGGCCGCTTCAAGCACGAGGCGGCGGCGGCCGACCCGGACCACGGCTTCGTCTACCTCACCGAGGACGAGTCGGACGGCCGCTTCTACCGCTTCCGGCCCACCACCTGGGGCAATCTGTCGAGCGGCACCCTCCAGGTGCTCGTGGCGGGAACCGGCACCTCGGGCCCGGTGACCTGGGCCACGGTCCCCGATCCGGACGGCTCTCCCACCCTGACCCGCTACCAGGTCTCCGGGGCCAAGGTCTTCAACGGCGGCGAGGGCTGCTTCTACGCGGCGGGCACCTGCTGGTTCACCACCAAGGGCGACAACCGGGTGTGGGCGTACGACGCCAACACCTCATCCCTGTCGCTGGCCTACGACGACTCGCTCGTCACCAGCGGCACGGCTCCGCTGACCGGTGTGGACAACGTCACCCGCTCGGACTCCGGCGACCTCTACGTCGCGGAGGACGGCGGCAACATGGAGATCTGCCTGATCACGCCGGCCGGCACTCTCGCCCCGTTCCTGCGGATCAGCGGTCAGTCCGGCTCGGAGATCACCGGACCGGCGTTCTCCCCCGACGGCAGCCGCCTCTACTTCTCCTCGCAGCGCGGCACGAGCGGGAGTTCGTCCGGCGGAATCACCTACGAGGTGACCGGGCCGTTCCGCAGCTAG
- the ppdK gene encoding pyruvate, phosphate dikinase — MSENKDRQKFVYDFTEGNKDLKDLLGGKGANLAEMTNLGLPVPPGFTITTEACKVYLDSGEAPAALREEVSAHLDALERKMGKKLGQADDPLLVSVRSGAKFSMPGMMDTVLNIGLSDASVVGLAAQAGEERFAWDSYRRLIQMFGKTVLGVDGDLFEEALEAAKNAKKVTVDTDLGADDLKKLVKHFKKIVKQEAGRDFPQDAREQMDLAINAVFDSWNTDRAKLYRRQERIPGDLGTAVNVCSMVFGNLGAGSGTGVAFTRDPASGHQGVYGDYLENAQGEDVVAGIRNTVALADLESIDKKSYDELMKIMETLETHYKDLCDIEFTIERGQLWMLQTRVGKRTAGAAFRIATQLVDQGLIDEAEALQRVNGAQLAQLMFPRFDDQAKTELLGRGIAASPGAAVGKAVFDSYTAVKWSRSGEKVILIRRETNPDDLDGMIAAEGILTSRGGKTSHAAVVARGMGKTCVCGAEDLEVDTKRRRMTVGGRVIEEGDTLSIDGSTGKVYLGEVPVVPSPVVEYFEGRMHAGADDADELVAAVHRIMAYADRVRRLRVRANADNAEDALRARRFGAQGIGLCRTEHMFLGERREMVEKLILADTDDERETALAELLPLQKADFIELFESMDGLPVTVRLLDPPLHEFLPDITELSVRVALAESRKDANENDLRLLQAVHKLHEQNPMLGLRGVRLGLVIPGLFKMQVRAIAEAAAQCKNAKGDPRPEIMIPLVGTVQELEIVRDEADLVIAEVEAATGVDLKLTIGTMIELPRAALTAGQIAEAAQFFSFGTNDLTQTVWGFSRDDVEASFFTAYLEKGIFGVSPFETIDRDGVGALVRSAVEAGRATRPDLKLGICGEHGGDPESVHFFHEVGLDYVSCSPFRIPVARLEAGRAAAAMSTDKGSDSR; from the coding sequence GTGTCGGAAAACAAAGATCGCCAGAAGTTCGTCTACGACTTCACCGAGGGCAACAAGGATCTGAAAGATCTCCTGGGCGGCAAGGGTGCGAACCTCGCCGAGATGACCAATCTCGGGCTGCCCGTTCCTCCCGGTTTCACCATCACCACCGAGGCGTGCAAGGTCTACCTCGACAGTGGCGAGGCGCCGGCGGCGCTGCGCGAGGAGGTCAGCGCCCACCTCGACGCGCTCGAGCGGAAGATGGGCAAGAAGCTCGGACAGGCCGACGACCCGCTCCTGGTCTCCGTCCGCTCCGGTGCGAAGTTCTCGATGCCCGGGATGATGGACACGGTCCTCAACATCGGGCTCTCCGACGCGTCCGTCGTCGGGCTGGCCGCGCAGGCCGGTGAGGAGCGCTTCGCCTGGGACTCCTACCGCCGCCTCATCCAGATGTTCGGCAAGACGGTCCTCGGCGTCGACGGCGACCTGTTCGAAGAGGCCCTGGAGGCCGCCAAGAACGCCAAGAAGGTCACCGTCGACACCGACCTCGGCGCCGACGATCTGAAGAAGCTGGTCAAGCACTTCAAGAAGATCGTCAAGCAGGAGGCCGGCCGCGACTTCCCGCAGGACGCGCGTGAGCAGATGGACCTCGCCATAAACGCGGTCTTCGACTCGTGGAACACCGACCGGGCCAAGCTCTACCGCCGCCAGGAGCGCATCCCCGGCGACCTCGGCACGGCAGTCAACGTCTGCTCGATGGTCTTCGGCAACCTCGGCGCGGGCTCAGGAACGGGTGTCGCCTTCACCCGCGACCCGGCCAGCGGCCACCAGGGCGTCTACGGCGACTACCTGGAGAACGCGCAGGGCGAGGACGTCGTCGCCGGTATCCGCAACACCGTGGCGCTCGCCGACCTCGAGTCGATCGACAAGAAGTCGTACGACGAGCTGATGAAGATCATGGAGACGCTGGAGACCCACTACAAGGATCTCTGCGACATCGAGTTCACCATCGAGCGCGGACAGCTCTGGATGCTCCAGACCCGGGTCGGCAAGCGCACCGCGGGTGCCGCCTTCCGGATCGCCACCCAGCTCGTCGACCAGGGCCTCATCGACGAGGCCGAGGCGCTCCAGCGCGTCAACGGGGCACAGCTCGCGCAGCTGATGTTCCCCCGCTTCGACGACCAGGCGAAGACCGAGCTGCTGGGCCGCGGCATCGCCGCGTCCCCGGGCGCGGCGGTAGGCAAGGCCGTCTTCGACTCGTACACCGCGGTCAAGTGGTCCCGGTCCGGCGAGAAGGTCATCCTCATCCGCCGTGAGACCAACCCCGACGACCTCGACGGCATGATCGCCGCCGAGGGCATCCTGACCTCGCGCGGCGGCAAGACCTCCCACGCGGCCGTCGTGGCCCGCGGCATGGGCAAGACCTGTGTCTGCGGAGCCGAGGACCTGGAGGTCGACACCAAGCGCCGCCGGATGACGGTGGGCGGCCGGGTGATCGAGGAGGGCGACACTCTCTCGATCGACGGCTCCACCGGCAAGGTCTACCTCGGTGAGGTGCCCGTTGTTCCGTCGCCGGTCGTCGAGTACTTCGAGGGCCGGATGCACGCGGGCGCCGACGACGCCGACGAGCTCGTCGCCGCCGTGCACCGGATCATGGCGTATGCGGACCGAGTACGCCGGCTGCGCGTACGGGCCAACGCGGACAACGCCGAGGACGCCCTGCGGGCCCGCCGCTTCGGAGCCCAGGGCATCGGCCTGTGCCGGACCGAGCACATGTTCCTCGGTGAGCGCCGCGAGATGGTCGAGAAGCTGATCCTGGCCGACACCGACGACGAGCGCGAGACCGCGCTCGCGGAGCTGCTGCCGCTCCAGAAGGCCGACTTCATCGAGCTGTTCGAGTCGATGGACGGGCTGCCCGTCACCGTTCGGCTGCTGGACCCGCCGCTCCACGAGTTCCTGCCCGACATCACCGAGCTGTCGGTACGGGTCGCCCTCGCCGAGTCCCGCAAGGACGCCAACGAGAACGACCTCCGCCTCCTCCAGGCCGTGCACAAGCTCCACGAGCAGAACCCGATGCTGGGGCTGCGCGGCGTACGCCTGGGTCTGGTCATCCCCGGGCTCTTCAAGATGCAGGTCCGTGCCATCGCGGAAGCGGCGGCACAGTGCAAGAACGCCAAGGGCGACCCGCGCCCCGAGATCATGATTCCGCTCGTCGGCACGGTCCAGGAGCTGGAGATCGTCCGCGACGAGGCCGACCTGGTCATCGCCGAGGTCGAGGCCGCCACCGGCGTGGATCTGAAGCTGACCATCGGCACGATGATCGAACTGCCCCGGGCCGCGCTGACCGCCGGCCAGATCGCCGAGGCCGCGCAGTTCTTCTCCTTCGGTACGAACGACCTGACCCAGACCGTCTGGGGCTTCTCCCGTGACGACGTGGAGGCATCGTTCTTCACCGCGTACCTGGAGAAGGGCATCTTCGGGGTGTCGCCGTTCGAGACGATCGACCGGGACGGTGTCGGTGCGCTCGTGCGCAGCGCCGTCGAGGCCGGCCGGGCGACCCGTCCCGACCTCAAGCTCGGGATCTGCGGCGAGCACGGCGGTGACCCGGAGTCGGTGCACTTCTTCCACGAGGTGGGCCTGGACTACGTGTCCTGCTCGCCGTTCCGCATCCCGGTGGCCCGCCTGGAGGCGGGCCGGGCGGCGGCTGCGATGTCGACGGACAAGGGGAGCGACAGCCGCTGA
- a CDS encoding ArsR/SmtB family transcription factor yields the protein MLRIHVSGVDLSKVRMATRPDALWETILSFHRLRDRRASTVFGKWRTESRTRLNGETRLLAALVPPRGYFPDFLTPSERGAEPYSLDVGLEALRDTPADRLHSELAHVGAGPGRRGGRSPEALFGALSEGRAEPLGRLIAAVRAYHRAAVEPYWPHIQASVEADRAVRGRALLDGGADELLAGLPPMIRWRAPVLEADYPVDRDLHLDGRGLLLQPSFFCRGTPVVYRDPQLVPVLVYPATHPGAPVFAEPGPWLGRLLGHTRSSVLGAIGNGCTTSELARRAGVSLASASQHACVLREAGLVRTLRHGSSVLHTLTPLGGSLLRGGAPLALS from the coding sequence GTGCTGCGCATCCATGTGTCCGGAGTGGACCTTTCCAAGGTGCGGATGGCCACACGGCCGGACGCATTATGGGAAACCATTCTCAGTTTTCACCGACTGAGGGACCGGCGGGCTTCCACGGTGTTCGGGAAATGGCGCACGGAATCCAGGACCCGGTTGAATGGTGAAACACGTCTGCTGGCGGCGCTGGTTCCGCCCCGCGGCTATTTCCCGGATTTCCTGACGCCTTCCGAGCGGGGCGCCGAGCCCTACTCGCTGGACGTCGGGCTGGAAGCGCTGCGGGACACCCCTGCCGACCGGCTGCACAGCGAGCTGGCCCACGTCGGGGCCGGGCCGGGGCGCCGCGGCGGCCGTTCGCCCGAGGCGCTGTTCGGCGCGCTCTCCGAAGGGCGCGCCGAACCTCTCGGCCGGCTCATCGCCGCCGTGCGCGCCTACCACCGCGCGGCGGTCGAACCGTACTGGCCGCACATCCAGGCGAGCGTGGAGGCCGACCGGGCCGTACGGGGGCGGGCCCTGCTCGACGGGGGCGCCGACGAACTCCTGGCGGGGCTGCCGCCGATGATCCGCTGGCGGGCGCCCGTCCTGGAGGCCGACTACCCCGTCGACCGTGACCTGCACCTGGACGGGCGGGGGCTGCTGCTCCAGCCCTCGTTCTTCTGCCGCGGCACCCCGGTCGTCTACCGCGACCCGCAGCTCGTTCCGGTCCTCGTCTACCCGGCCACCCACCCGGGCGCGCCCGTCTTCGCCGAACCGGGTCCGTGGCTCGGCCGGCTCCTCGGGCACACCCGCTCGTCCGTCCTCGGGGCCATAGGCAACGGCTGCACGACCAGTGAGCTCGCCCGCAGGGCCGGGGTCTCCCTGGCCTCCGCGAGCCAGCACGCCTGTGTGCTGCGCGAAGCGGGCCTGGTCCGCACCCTGCGCCACGGCAGCTCGGTGCTGCACACCCTCACACCGCTGGGCGGCTCGCTGCTCAGGGGCGGCGCCCCACTGGCCCTGTCCTGA